Proteins from a genomic interval of Bradyrhizobium sp. CCGB01:
- a CDS encoding CoA transferase, translating to MQSPAGILSDIWTSVGGDGAALERVRLTGEEPQIPSSFRVAVAGQTTIAAAGLAAAEIWRLRSGEAQNVSVDMRHAVAECRSERYLRLDDKPPPPAWDAIAGVYRTGDNRFVRCHTNFPHHRDAVCKVLGCEPEREKVQAALMQWKGEDFETAAYAAGGVVALMRSHDEWSALPQARALAELPLISIEKIGEASPKSWPKGDRPLAGLRVLDLSRVIAGPVAGRTLAAHGADVLLVSGPELPAIPWLTIDTGRGKLTTFIELKSEAGRAQMRELLKGADIFSQGYRPRALAALGLSPEDAAEINPGIVYVTLSAYGHSGPWAERRGFDSLVQTATGFNHAEGQAAGIDGPKELPAQMLDHATGYLMAFGAMMARARQAREGGSWHVRVSLAQTGRWLWNLGRLDGGLNTPDLTGEAVHAAFIETMPSGFGTLKAVRHAALLSTTPAGWSRPATPLGSHPARWPEQS from the coding sequence ATGCAAAGCCCCGCCGGCATTCTCAGCGACATTTGGACCTCCGTCGGTGGCGACGGCGCCGCGCTCGAACGTGTGCGGCTGACCGGTGAAGAACCGCAAATTCCGTCTTCGTTTCGCGTCGCCGTCGCCGGACAGACGACGATCGCTGCTGCGGGGCTCGCTGCAGCCGAAATCTGGCGGCTGCGCAGCGGAGAGGCGCAAAATGTCTCCGTCGACATGCGCCATGCCGTCGCCGAATGCCGTTCCGAGCGTTATCTGCGCCTCGACGACAAGCCGCCGCCGCCGGCCTGGGACGCGATCGCCGGCGTGTACAGGACCGGCGACAACCGCTTCGTCCGCTGCCACACCAATTTTCCGCATCATCGCGATGCCGTCTGCAAGGTGCTGGGCTGCGAGCCCGAGCGCGAAAAAGTGCAGGCCGCACTGATGCAGTGGAAGGGCGAAGATTTTGAAACTGCGGCTTATGCTGCGGGCGGCGTCGTTGCGTTGATGCGATCTCACGACGAATGGTCTGCGCTGCCACAGGCGCGCGCGCTCGCCGAACTGCCGCTGATCTCGATCGAGAAAATCGGCGAAGCCTCGCCCAAGTCGTGGCCAAAAGGCGATCGTCCGCTCGCGGGCCTGCGTGTGCTCGATCTCTCCCGCGTCATCGCGGGCCCCGTTGCCGGCCGCACGCTCGCCGCGCATGGCGCCGACGTGCTGCTGGTCTCGGGGCCCGAGCTGCCGGCCATTCCCTGGCTCACCATCGACACCGGCCGCGGCAAGCTCACGACTTTCATCGAACTGAAGAGCGAGGCGGGCAGGGCGCAGATGCGCGAGCTGCTGAAGGGCGCCGACATCTTCTCGCAAGGCTATCGTCCGCGCGCGCTTGCAGCCCTCGGCCTTTCACCGGAGGATGCGGCGGAGATCAATCCCGGCATCGTCTATGTCACGCTGTCGGCCTATGGTCACTCCGGTCCATGGGCCGAGCGGCGCGGTTTCGATTCACTGGTGCAGACCGCGACCGGCTTCAATCACGCCGAGGGCCAGGCCGCCGGCATCGACGGTCCGAAGGAGTTGCCGGCGCAGATGCTCGACCATGCTACCGGCTATCTGATGGCGTTCGGCGCGATGATGGCCAGGGCGCGCCAGGCCCGCGAAGGCGGCAGCTGGCACGTGCGCGTGTCGCTGGCGCAGACCGGGCGCTGGCTGTGGAATCTGGGCCGGCTCGACGGCGGTCTGAACACCCCGGATCTTACGGGCGAGGCCGTACATGCTGCGTTCATCGAGACCATGCCATCTGGCTTCGGCACGTTGAAGGCGGTGCGCCATGCGGCGCTGCTGTCGACAACGCCGGCAGGGTGGAGCCGTCCGGCGACGCCGCTCGGCAGTCATCCGGCACGATGGCCGGAGCAAAGCTGA
- a CDS encoding efflux RND transporter permease subunit yields MDRLVALAVNRRFLMVGMFVAVIIGGLIAFNQLNIEAYPDPTPPMVDIVTQSPGLSAEEIERYITIPIETQVAGLKNLTTIRTISLYGLSDVKLQFSFAYTYDEALQQVLNRLAQLAPLPGNVQPQISPLSPIGEIFRYRLVGPPNYSVLDLKTIQDWILQRRFRAVPGVIDVTGWGGKSKTYELQVDFNKLVANGLTLPQLLQAVGNANVNVGGNTVNIGQQSAVVRGVGLIRSIDDLANTMVSQTNGNPVLVKDVATVTVGQKPRLGIAGLDDSDDIVQGIVLMRRGEQSSPTIKRVHQLVQTINNSSILPPGVRIERIYDRGDLIELTTHTVLHNMVVGILLIVLLQWMFLGDLRSALIVGATIPFALFFAVIILVLRGESANLLSVGAIDFGLIVDATVIMVEAIFRRLTQTTPTSESEQMSPETLFGMKSHAILSAAADVSRSIFFAAAIIIAAFLPLFTLSGVEGNIFGPMARTYAYALAGGLLATFTVTPALSAIILPAHVEETETKVMLILHRIYMPVLNWAVANRGIMLGGAVGLVLMTVALSRLLGLEFLPKLEEGNLWIRATLPPTISLQEGNSYVNEMRKVIRARPEVESVVSQHGRPDDGTDAAGFFNAEFFAPLKPASQWPGTRDKEELTAQLLKQLDDRFPGVEFNFSQYLQDNVSEAVSGVKGENSIKLFGSDLQALTDTANKIKSVLATVQGVTDLAVFTSLGQPTVQIDIDRAKAARYGLAPGDINATIKVAIGGDTAGDLYEPGSDRHFPIIVRLAPEYRRSAEAIQNLRIGAPGPNGTVTQIPLSEVATISLVSGAAYIYREQQERYLPIKFSVRERDLGSAIREAQQKIADQVQLPPGSHMEWVGEFGNLQDAIRRLSIVVPISLALIGVLLWFNFGSMTDTLLAMSVIPMAIFGGVLGLLITGTAFSVSAAIGFIALFGIAVMDGIIILSQFNQLIEEGMDRVSAVIRTGELQLRPVLMTCVVAGVGLLPAALSEGIGSQVQKPLAVVVVTGMMLAPVVILVTLPVLISFFSRRAR; encoded by the coding sequence ATGGATCGTCTCGTCGCCCTTGCCGTCAACCGGCGCTTCCTGATGGTGGGCATGTTCGTCGCCGTGATCATCGGCGGCCTGATCGCGTTCAACCAGCTCAACATCGAGGCCTATCCCGACCCGACCCCGCCGATGGTCGACATCGTGACGCAGAGCCCCGGCCTGTCGGCGGAAGAGATCGAGCGCTACATCACGATTCCGATCGAGACCCAGGTCGCAGGTTTGAAGAACCTCACGACCATCCGCACCATCTCGCTGTACGGCCTGTCCGACGTCAAACTCCAGTTCTCCTTCGCCTATACCTATGACGAGGCGTTGCAGCAGGTGCTGAACCGCCTGGCACAGCTTGCCCCGCTGCCGGGCAATGTGCAGCCGCAGATCTCGCCTCTGAGCCCGATCGGCGAAATCTTCCGCTATCGCCTCGTCGGCCCGCCGAACTACAGCGTGCTCGACCTCAAGACCATCCAGGACTGGATCCTCCAGCGCCGCTTCCGAGCCGTGCCCGGCGTGATCGACGTCACCGGCTGGGGCGGCAAGAGCAAAACCTACGAGCTCCAGGTCGATTTCAACAAGCTCGTCGCCAACGGCCTGACGCTGCCGCAACTGCTCCAGGCGGTCGGCAATGCGAACGTCAATGTCGGCGGCAACACCGTCAATATCGGCCAGCAATCGGCCGTGGTGCGCGGCGTCGGCCTGATCCGCTCGATCGACGACCTCGCCAACACCATGGTCTCGCAGACCAACGGCAATCCGGTGCTGGTCAAGGACGTCGCCACCGTCACCGTCGGCCAGAAGCCGCGTCTCGGCATCGCCGGCCTCGACGATTCCGACGACATCGTGCAGGGCATCGTCCTGATGCGCCGCGGCGAGCAGAGCTCGCCGACCATCAAGCGCGTCCACCAGCTCGTTCAAACCATCAACAACTCCAGCATCCTGCCGCCCGGCGTGCGCATCGAGCGCATCTACGACCGCGGCGACCTGATCGAGCTCACTACCCACACCGTGCTGCACAACATGGTGGTCGGCATTCTGCTGATCGTGCTGTTGCAGTGGATGTTCCTCGGCGATCTGCGCAGTGCGCTGATCGTCGGCGCCACCATTCCGTTCGCGCTGTTCTTCGCCGTGATCATCCTGGTGCTGCGCGGGGAATCGGCGAATTTGCTGTCGGTTGGCGCGATCGACTTCGGCCTGATCGTCGACGCCACCGTCATCATGGTGGAGGCGATCTTCCGGCGCCTGACGCAGACGACGCCGACGTCGGAATCCGAGCAGATGTCGCCGGAGACGCTGTTCGGCATGAAGAGCCATGCCATCCTCAGCGCCGCGGCGGACGTCTCGCGCTCGATCTTCTTTGCCGCCGCGATCATCATTGCGGCCTTCCTGCCGCTGTTCACGCTGTCAGGCGTCGAGGGCAACATCTTCGGGCCGATGGCGCGCACCTATGCCTACGCGCTTGCCGGCGGTTTGCTCGCCACCTTCACGGTGACGCCCGCGCTATCGGCGATCATCCTGCCCGCGCATGTCGAGGAGACCGAGACCAAGGTCATGCTGATCCTGCACCGGATCTACATGCCGGTGCTGAATTGGGCCGTCGCCAATCGCGGCATCATGCTCGGCGGCGCCGTCGGTCTCGTGCTGATGACGGTGGCGCTCAGCCGGCTGCTCGGCCTGGAATTCCTGCCCAAACTCGAAGAGGGCAATCTCTGGATCCGCGCCACGCTGCCGCCGACCATCTCGCTCCAGGAAGGCAATTCCTACGTCAACGAGATGCGCAAGGTGATCCGTGCCCGGCCCGAGGTCGAATCCGTGGTGTCGCAGCACGGCCGCCCCGACGACGGCACCGACGCCGCCGGTTTCTTCAACGCCGAATTCTTCGCGCCGCTGAAGCCCGCCAGCCAATGGCCCGGCACGCGTGACAAGGAAGAGCTGACCGCGCAACTGCTCAAGCAGCTCGACGACCGTTTCCCCGGAGTCGAGTTCAACTTCTCGCAATATCTCCAGGACAACGTCTCCGAGGCCGTCTCCGGCGTGAAGGGCGAGAACTCGATCAAGCTGTTCGGCAGCGATCTGCAGGCGCTCACCGACACCGCCAACAAGATCAAGTCGGTGCTGGCGACCGTGCAGGGCGTGACCGACCTTGCGGTCTTCACCTCGCTGGGACAGCCGACCGTCCAGATCGACATCGACCGCGCCAAGGCCGCGCGCTACGGGCTCGCGCCCGGCGATATCAACGCCACCATCAAGGTCGCGATCGGCGGCGATACCGCGGGCGATCTCTACGAGCCGGGCTCCGACCGTCACTTCCCGATCATCGTCCGCCTCGCGCCGGAATATCGCCGGAGCGCGGAAGCGATCCAGAATTTGCGTATCGGTGCGCCCGGGCCGAATGGTACCGTCACGCAGATTCCCTTGAGCGAGGTCGCCACGATCAGCCTCGTCTCCGGCGCCGCCTATATCTACCGCGAGCAGCAGGAGCGCTATCTGCCGATCAAGTTCTCGGTGCGCGAGCGCGACCTCGGCAGCGCGATCCGCGAAGCGCAGCAGAAGATCGCCGATCAGGTGCAGCTGCCGCCCGGCTCGCACATGGAATGGGTCGGCGAGTTCGGCAACCTCCAGGACGCGATCCGGCGGCTGTCGATCGTGGTGCCGATCTCGCTCGCGCTGATCGGCGTGCTGCTCTGGTTCAATTTCGGCTCGATGACCGACACGCTGCTCGCCATGAGCGTGATTCCGATGGCGATCTTCGGCGGCGTGCTCGGTCTCCTGATTACCGGCACCGCCTTCAGCGTCTCCGCCGCGATCGGCTTCATCGCGCTGTTCGGCATCGCCGTGATGGACGGCATCATCATCCTGTCGCAGTTCAACCAGCTCATCGAAGAAGGCATGGACCGCGTGAGCGCGGTGATACGCACCGGCGAATTGCAGCTCCGGCCGGTGCTGATGACGTGCGTCGTCGCCGGCGTCGGCCTGCTGCCGGCGGCGCTGTCGGAAGGCATCGGCTCGCAGGTGCAGAAGCCGCTCGCCGTCGTCGTCGTCACCGGCATGATGCTCGCGCCGGTCGTGATCCTGGTGACCCTGCCGGTCCTGATCTCGTTCTTCTCGCGGCGCGCGCGCTGA
- a CDS encoding SDR family NAD(P)-dependent oxidoreductase translates to MDLGLKGKNAIVLGGTRGIGRAIAATLAGEGANVAVCARNADQVAATVAELKASGIRATGGPVDVTDGAALKSWIESAAKELGGVDLLFANAGAMAQGHDAASWEQNFRLDVLGAVHAFDGARPFLEASGEKSGDAAFVIISSISAAQADLASSYGPIKAALIHMAKGLARQYAKKKIRVNVVSPGTVYFKGGVWNMIEQNMPERYNDAMKRNPTGRMATPQEIASAAVFLASPVSGFTTGSNLVVDGAISNRVNF, encoded by the coding sequence ATGGATCTCGGTCTCAAAGGAAAAAACGCCATCGTGCTCGGTGGAACGCGCGGCATCGGGCGGGCGATTGCGGCGACGCTGGCCGGTGAAGGCGCCAATGTCGCGGTGTGCGCGCGCAACGCGGATCAGGTGGCGGCGACCGTCGCCGAGTTGAAAGCGAGCGGCATCCGCGCCACTGGCGGTCCGGTCGATGTCACTGACGGCGCGGCGCTGAAATCCTGGATCGAGAGCGCTGCAAAGGAGCTTGGCGGCGTCGACCTGCTGTTCGCCAATGCCGGCGCGATGGCGCAGGGCCACGACGCGGCGTCGTGGGAGCAGAACTTCCGGCTCGACGTGCTCGGCGCCGTGCATGCGTTCGACGGCGCGCGGCCGTTCCTCGAAGCCAGCGGCGAGAAAAGCGGCGATGCCGCCTTCGTCATCATCTCCTCGATCTCGGCGGCGCAGGCCGATCTCGCCAGCTCCTACGGCCCGATCAAGGCCGCGCTGATCCACATGGCCAAAGGATTGGCGCGGCAATACGCCAAGAAGAAAATCCGCGTCAACGTGGTCTCGCCCGGCACCGTCTACTTCAAGGGCGGCGTCTGGAACATGATCGAGCAGAACATGCCCGAGCGTTACAACGACGCGATGAAGCGCAATCCGACCGGCCGCATGGCAACGCCGCAGGAGATCGCAAGCGCGGCGGTGTTTCTGGCAAGCCCGGTGTCGGGGTTCACCACGGGCTCCAATCTCGTCGTGGACGGCGCGATCTCGAACCGGGTGAATTTTTAG
- a CDS encoding efflux RND transporter periplasmic adaptor subunit: MVVENTKRLQVFTKRRVISSVVLLALAGAGAYGFVYAGAKEKKHSELSSQSRRNAQNFTPTPSEWATLTIEPVKAKTFRAEYVTEGKVAVDEDRSTPVFSPYAGRVTKLLAKPGEMLKQGQPLFTIEAADTVQAQNDFIAAMTAQNKAKSALELSDLQFKRAKDLYEGRAIPLKDYQQAEATQVQAQNDMRSSGTALEAARNKLRILGFTDETIKAFLEKGTINPELTIYSPISGTVVQRKIGPGQYVNSGASDPVFVVGDLSTVWLTAFVRESDAAAVCIGQDITVNVMALPGRPLTAKINYVAAAIDPTTRRLLVRATIDNKDGLLKPEMFANVTIYSAGDRAAPAVPKQSLIYEGDQVRIWVAREDKSVELRQIKIGLINGNLVEVTSNLKPGEQIVVKGSLFIDRAASGS, from the coding sequence ATGGTAGTTGAAAATACCAAGCGATTGCAGGTGTTTACAAAACGACGGGTGATTTCATCCGTAGTTTTACTGGCACTCGCCGGCGCCGGTGCCTATGGCTTCGTCTATGCGGGGGCCAAGGAAAAGAAGCACTCCGAGCTTTCCAGTCAGTCGCGCAGGAATGCGCAGAACTTCACGCCGACGCCGTCCGAGTGGGCGACGCTGACGATCGAGCCGGTCAAGGCCAAGACCTTCCGGGCCGAATATGTCACCGAGGGCAAGGTCGCGGTCGACGAGGACCGCTCGACGCCGGTGTTCTCGCCCTATGCGGGCCGAGTGACCAAGCTGCTCGCCAAGCCGGGCGAGATGCTGAAGCAAGGTCAACCGCTGTTCACAATCGAGGCCGCCGACACCGTGCAGGCCCAGAACGATTTCATCGCGGCGATGACCGCGCAGAACAAGGCGAAGTCGGCGCTCGAGCTTTCCGACCTCCAGTTCAAGCGCGCCAAGGATCTCTACGAGGGCCGCGCCATTCCGCTGAAGGACTATCAGCAGGCGGAAGCGACCCAGGTCCAGGCGCAGAACGACATGCGCTCCTCGGGGACGGCGCTGGAGGCCGCGCGCAACAAGCTGCGCATCCTCGGCTTCACCGACGAGACCATCAAGGCATTCCTGGAGAAGGGCACGATCAATCCGGAGCTCACGATCTATTCGCCGATCTCCGGCACCGTCGTGCAGCGCAAGATCGGCCCGGGCCAGTACGTCAATTCCGGCGCCAGCGATCCGGTGTTCGTGGTCGGCGATCTCTCCACGGTCTGGCTCACCGCCTTCGTGCGCGAGAGTGATGCGGCCGCGGTGTGCATCGGGCAGGACATCACCGTCAACGTCATGGCGCTCCCGGGCCGTCCGCTCACCGCGAAGATCAACTATGTCGCCGCCGCGATTGATCCGACCACGCGCCGCCTGCTGGTCCGCGCCACCATCGACAACAAGGACGGGCTGCTCAAGCCCGAGATGTTCGCCAACGTCACGATCTATTCGGCCGGCGACCGTGCCGCGCCCGCGGTGCCGAAGCAGTCGCTGATCTACGAAGGCGACCAGGTCCGCATCTGGGTTGCGCGCGAGGACAAGTCGGTCGAGCTGCGCCAGATCAAGATCGGCCTCATCAACGGCAACCTCGTCGAGGTCACCAGCAATTTGAAGCCCGGCGAGCAGATCGTCGTGAAGGGCAGCCTCTTCATCGACCGCGCGGCGTCCGGTAGCTGA